CAACTGCGCCAAGCACCAGCGGATGCTGACCGTCGCCGTGAAGCGCGCCCGCCTCATCGCCTTCCTTCCCTTCGGCTCCGAGTAGCCGGGTGAAGCTCGTATTGTTCGCCGACGTCAAAGCGCTCGGTAAAAAGGGAGACCTCGTCGACGTCGCCGACGGCTACGCGCGCAACTTCCTGCTCCCCCGAAAGCTCGCCGGTGAGGCCGACAAAGGCGCCCTGGCGCAGCTCGACGCCCAGCAGAAGGCGCGCGAACGTAAGGCGGCTCTCGAGCTAGCGGAGGCGCAGGCGCTGGCCGTCAGGATCGAGTCGGCCAAACTCGCGGTCCGGGCAAAGGCCGGCGGCAACGGCAAGCTCTTCGGAGCGGTGACCAACGCCGACGTCGCGTCGGCGATTGCCGGCGCCCTCTCCATCGAGATCGACAAGCACAAGATCGAAATGACGAGTCAGATCAAGGCGCTCGGATCCTATCCCGTCGAGATAAAGCTGCATAAGGGCGTCGTCGCCAAGACCATGGTGGACGTCGTCGCCGCTTAGCAGGCGCCCCTAGTCCGTGCAGCAGGTCTACACGGCCCGCTTTCGGCGGAAGTTCGGTGCGCAAGGCGAGCTCAGCCGCTACGTCGGCGCGCTCTACGACATGCTGGTCGCCGTGCTCGGCCAGGACAAACTCGTCCTGCGCGCCGGGAAGGTCAACGCGTTGAAGCTGATGCGCTCGCAGAACCTGCCCGACCGCCTCTGTGGTCTGCAGCGCCTCGTCTTCGAGGATCCGACCCTGGAGCGCGCCACGACGCGCGCACAGCAGCGCAAGGTCATCTCCGAGATCGAAGAGGCGATGGCCGACGTCATCGCCCAGCGCCACGCCGAAGATTCAATCGAGCGGCGGGTCAACGAAAAGATGGCCGAGCGCCATCAGGAGTACGTCAAGGATCTCAAGCTCGAAGCGTTGCGGGAGACCGGCGGCCCCGAGACACCGGCGTCGCAAGCTAAGCTCGAAGAGCTGCAGGCGCTCTCGGAACGCGGGCTCGCCGCCTCCGCCCTGCAGCAGCTGCGGCCGCAGGCGCTGCGCGACGTCGTCGGACAGGACGCCGCAATCCGCGCGCTACTCGCAAAGATCAGCTCGCCCTACCCCCAGCACGCGATCCTCTACGGTCCGCCGGGCGTCGGCAAGACGACGGTCGCGCGCCTCGTGCTCGAGGTCGCGAAGCTCCGCCCGTACACTCCCTTTGCCAAGGACGCACCCTTCGTCGAAGCCAGTGGAACGACGCTGCGCTGGGATCCGCGCGAGACGATCAATCCGCTGCTCGGCAGCGTGCACGATCCGATCTATCAAGGCAGCCGGCGCGAGTTCGCCGAGGCGGGCGTTCCGGAGCCGAAGCTTGGACTCGTCACCCGCGCGCACGGCGGCGTGCTCTTCATCGATGAGATCGGCGAGATGGACCCGCAGCTGCAGATGCGCTTGCTCAAAGTGCTCGAGGATAAGCGCGTCGTGTTCGAATCGTCGTACTACGACGAGAGCGCGCCGAACGTCCCCGAATACGTCAAGCGCCTGTTCCGAGAGGGCGCACCGGCCGATTTTATCCTGATCGGCGCGACCACGCGCGAACCCGACGAGATCGACCCGGCAATTCGCTCGCGCTGCGCGGAGATTTACTTCTCGCCGCTGACCCAGCATCAGATCGGCTCGATCGTTGCGGGCGCGATCCGCCGCCTGGGCGCAAAGGCGGCGCGCGGCGTCGCCCAATTGATCTCGTCGTTTACGATCGAAGGCCGCAAGGCCGTGCAGATCGTCGCCGATGCCTACGGTCAAGCGCTCTTCCGCCTTTACCCAAGCAAACAGCGCGTCGAGACGCCGAGGAACCCTTCGATAACCGAAGAGGACGTACGCGCGGTCGCGCGCGCGAGCCGGCTCGTGCGGCAAACGCTCGTCAAAGGGCGCGCGACCCGCGAGATCGGCAAGGCCTTCGGTTTGGGCGTGCTGCACCATCTCGGAAGCATCATCGAGATCGAAGCGGTCGCCTTCGCCGCGTCGCAGCCGGGCAAAGGAACGATTCGCTTCAACGACACCGCGGGCTCGATGGCCAAAGACTCGGTCTTCAACGCAACCAGCGTCCTACGCGCGGTTACGGGTTTCGATGTTGCTGACTTCGATCTGCACATCAACGTCGTCGGCGGCGGAAATATCGACGGCCCCTCGGCTGGGCTCGCGTTCTTTCTGGCGCTCTACTCGGCGGTGACCAAAACGCCCATTCCGCAAGACGTCGCGATGACCGGTGAGCTGACTATACAGGGCAAGATCCGCGGCGTCGGGGGAATTCCTGAAAAAATTTATGCCGCGCGACAAGCCGGCATGCGCCGCGTGCTCGTTCCTAGAGAGAATTTGCGCGAGACAGACGCGGCACTCGGCGGCTTGGAGATCGTTCCGGCAACCAGCGTCGCGCAAGTGCTGCGCGACTTGCCCAAGAAACGCCGGCGCTGACTCGAGCACTGTGCCACGACGCATGGCACAGGCACGTGTAATTCTTTTCGTTATGCACAAGCGACCCACAAGGCGTTCACCGGCGCCGCGACGCACAGCGGGTCGCTCATGACCGTTGCGCCGCTTCATTCGACGATCGATCGCATACCGCCGCACAATCTCGAGGCCGAGATGGCGTTGATCGGATCCGTACTCGTCGACCGCGAGATGCTCGCCGCCGTCGGTGAGATCATCCGGCCGAACGACTTCTACGCGCACGTCCACGAAACGATCTTCATGGTGCTCGTCGAGCTCTACGAGCGAGGCGAACCCGTCGACAAAATTACCGTCGCCGAAGAGTTGAAGCGGCGCAACGTTCTCGAGCGAGTCGGCGGCGTCTCGTACATCAGCGGGCTGATGGATACCGTGCAGACGGCTGCCTCGGCGCGCTATTACGCAACGATCGTGCGCGAGAAATCGGTGCTGCGCTCGCTGATCCACGCGGGCACCCAGATCACCGGGCTCGGCTACGAAGGCGAAGAAGACGTCGCGGGCGCGCTCGACCGTTCCGAGCAGCTCGTTTATACGATCGGCGAGCGCCGCGGCGTCACCGAATTCATGCCGGTCAGCCGCCTGATGAAGGGCGCCTTCGACCACATCGACCGGCTCTACCACATGCGCGGAGATCGGACCGGGCTCACCTCCGGTTTCCGCGATATCGACGAGATGACGACCGGTTTCCAGCCCGGCAACTTCGTGATCGTTGCGGCCCGGCCGGGCATGGGGAAGAGCTCCTTCGCCCTCAACATGGCCGTCGCCGCCGCGCGGCAAGAAGGTGCGCCGGTCGCGTTCTTCTCACTCGAAATGTCGAACAACGAGCTGATTCAGCGCCTGATCTGTTCGGAAGCGCGCATCTCGATGAACCATATGCGCCGCGGCAATATCAAAGACGGCCAGTGGGAGCTGATCTCAAACGCGATGGGTGCGATCAACGACCTGCCGATCTATCTCGACGATCTGGGCGCGCTCACCGTCAACGATGTGCGCAGCCGCTGCCGGCGTTTAAAGTCTACGGTCGGGCTGGGAGCCGTCTTCGTCGACTACCTGCAGCTGCTGCGGCCGGGCGTGCTTACGCGAAACGTCAATCGCAATGAGGAGCTCTCGGAGATCTGCCGCACGCTCAAGGTGACGGCCAAGGATCTCGAGGTGCCGATCATTGCGCTCGCGCAGCTCAATCGGGCAGTCGAAGCGCGCGCGGGAACGAAGCGGCCGCTGCTCTCGGATCTGCGCGATTCCGGCTCGATCGAACAGGAGGCCGACGTCGTAGCCTTCCTTTATCGCGACGGCTACTACAATCCCGAGACGGCGGAACCGGATCTGACCGAGTTCATCATCGCCAAGCATCGCAACGGCCCGACCGGCACGGTCAACCTGCGCTTCCGTCCCGAGTTTACGCTCTTCTTGCCGTACGCCGACGAGTCGCACTACCCGAGTTAGGGGGAAACGCGAGCGTCGCGCCGGTTACATTCCGACTCGGACACATTCGTCGGGCCACATCCGTGTGGCCCTCCTATCGTCTGCCTCGGGCCTTCCGCATCCGGCTGCGGCCCTCGGTCAGACGGTCCTCGTCAGAACGTAACCGGCCCGACGCTCGCGTTTAGAAGAAATAGGCTGTAGCTAAACAGACCCCGTTCTGACGGGGAGGAGCTTTGGGGGGCGGCGCCAAGTTGTTAACCATGGTTAGCGTTAACCATGGCTAACAAGGGCAAGGTCGACCTCCTTACGGTCGGTTCCGATCGATCGCCGATGCGCGCTCGGGAAGACTACGTCAAAGCGATCTACCAAATCGGCGGCGGCGCTCCGGTGCGCGCGGCGGCGGTCGCGCGGTATCTCGACGTCAGCCGCGTCTCGGTCAGCAAAGCGAAACGGGTCCTCGAGAGCGACGGCTTGATCGAACCTGCGCGCGCTCCCTCGGATCCGCTCGCGCTGACCCGGCGAGGCCGGGCGCTCGCAATTGCGATGGTGCGGCGCCACCGTTTGCTCGAGACGTTTTTGCATCGCTCGCTGCACGTTCCGCTCGAGCGCGTGCACGCCGAGGCGGAGCGCATCGAGCACGTGATCTCCGACGACGTCGCGCTGCGAATCGCCGACTTGCTGGGGCGCCCGGCTAGCGATCCACACGGCCACCCGATACCGTACGAAGACGCGTACGCTACGCGCGAGCCGCTGCCGACGCTGGCCGCACTTAGCGCTGGGGGCAGGGCGCGCATCGTCAGCCTCGACGACCGCGATGAAGAAGGCGTGAAGACGCTGGCCGCGGCCGGGCTTCTTCCCGGAACGGCCGTACGCGTCGTGGCCGCCGATGCGAAGCGGCTTCGTCTGCGCTGCGGAAAGCGCACGATCGCCCTGCAGCGGCGTCACGCCGAGATGGTGCGTATTGCAACGTAGCTTCGGCGTGGGTTCGGAGAGCCCGCACGTCGTTGCCGCGGCGCGAGAGGCGCTCGCCGGCGATCGGCGCGGATTGCGCGCGCTCTTGCCGTTTGCGGGCCCGGCGTTCGTTGCATCGATCGCCTACATGGATCCGGGAAATTTTGCCACCAACATTCAGGGCGGTGCGGCGTTTGGATACCGGCTGCTCTGGGTCGTCGTGCTTGCCAATCTGATGGCGATGCTCTTTCAGGCGCTGTCCGCCAAAATGGGCATCGCGACGGGAAAGAATCTCGCCGAGCTTTCGCGCGATCACGCCCCGCAACCGATCGTTTACGCGATGTGGCTCGTCAACGAGTTCGGAGCGATGGCGACCGACCTCGCCGAGTTCTTGGGCGCCATCGTCGCGCTCTATCTGCTCTTTGGAATTCCGATGGTTGCCGGTGCGCTGGTGACCGGTGCCGTTACCTACGCGATTCTGGCGTTGCATCGCTTCGGCTTCCGGGCGATGGAGACGCTGATCGGTTCGTTCGTCGGCGTGATCGCGGTCTGCTACATCGTTGAGACGATCTTGACGAGGCCGAACTGGCACCAGGTGCTCTACCACTCGGTCGTGCCATGGATCGGCGGCCCGACGAGCGTGCTGCTCGCGGTTGGAATCGTCGGCGCGACGGTGATGCCCCACGCGATCTACCTGCACTCCGCGCTGACGCAGGGCCGCATCGTCCCGCGAACGCGCCGCGAGGCCGCGCGCATCGTGCGCTTCTCTTACGTCGACGTGATCGTCGCGCTGACGATCGCGGGGCTCGTCAATCTATCGATGATGTACATGGCGGCGGGGGTCTTTCATGCGACGGGAAACACGGCCGTTGCCGACATCACGACGGCGTATCGAACGCTGACGCCCTTGCTGGGGAATCTGGCGGCGGTCGTCTTTTTGATCTCGCTGATGGCGTCGGGCATCGCGAGCTCGGTCGTCGGCACGATGGCCGGGCAGGTAATTATGCAGAGCTTCGTCGGATTTACGATCCCGCTCTGGCTGCGCCGGCTGGTCACGATGGCACCGGCCGTCGCGGTCTCGGCCGCCGGCGTCAACGTCACGCAGACGCTCGTGCTCAGTCAGGTCGTGCTAAGTTTCGTACTTCCGGTTCCGGTGATCGCGCTCGTGCTCTTGGGTTCGCGCAAGAGCGTGATGGGCGAGATGGCCAACGCACCATGGGTGACGGCGCTGGCCGCATGCGCGACGGTGGGGATCATAGCGCTCAATGCTTTTTTGATCTGGACGACGCTACATCGTTAAATCTTGATCCTCGGGCGTACCGAGGCTCTGCGCGAGGTACATGCGCGAGAGCTTGACGTACTCTTCGGCCGAGACCTCGATCCACGTCGCCGCCTCACCCTCGACCGCTTTCTTTACCACCGCCGGCGCGCCGGCCGCAACGACGCGCGGCGGAATCGCCGCCTTCTGGCCGACGACGCTGCCGGCGGCGATCAGCGCGCCTTCCCCGATCGTGCAGCCGTTGAGCAGCGTCGCGTTGCTGCCGATCAGCGCGTAGCGTTCGATCGTACAGTCCTCCATCACCGCGCAGTGCCCGACGGTTACGTCGTCGCCGACGTACGTGCCGCCGCCCTCGCTAACGTGCACGACCGCGTTGTCTTGAATCGAGGTTCGCCGCCCGATCCTGATCGGTCCGTTGTCGCCGCGCAAGACGGCACCGAACCAGATGCTCGATTCGTCGCCGACCTCAACGTCGCCGATCAAGATAGCGTTGGGCGCCACGAACGCCGAGCCAGAGACTTTGGGCAGCTTGCCCCGATATTCGATCATCATGAGGCGAAGCTTCGCAGGCACGCGCGTCGAACCTCGCCGCCATGCATCGTCACCGGACGCCGCTGCGCGGCGTCAAGGCCGTTCCCCACCCCAAACCCGGCGATCCGAGCTATACCGAGGTCAATTATCTCTACGCCGGCCGAACCGGGCACATCCACGAAGTCGTGGAGATCGCCGGACGCTCGTTAGCGAAGGTCGGCTTCGACGATCGCAAGATCGTCTACTATCTGCTCGACGATCTCGAGCTCGACGAGACGGCGAAGCGGGGCACCTTCCACGATACCGACCCGTAGCGGGGCCTATGGCTTGACGTCGGGGTTATGCCAGGCAAAAGCCCCCAGCGGATTGGGAACGACCCACACAATGAGATCCCAAAGACTGGGAAAGTTGAAGATCGTCACGACGTCGCTTGCATTCGCGACTTTTTTCATCGCGACGATCGTGCTGGCGCTCGGATTGTTTGCGTCGGCGCCGGGGAACGAGTTGAAGTCGCCGTCCCACGCCCACTGATCGTATTTTATCTGTCCGGTTGCCGGATCGCGCTGCACCCAGTGCACGTGGGCGTTGAACTGATACCAGCGGCCGGGGTTGATCCCCCACAAGTTCGGGCGTGACGGGCTCGTGCTCGTGAGCACGGAGTAGTCGGCGCCCATCAGCTTTCCGCTCTTGTCGTACCAGAGTTGGCTTGGATGCTCGTAGTCTTTCGACTCCCACTGCTTGTTCGCATAGCTGATTGCGCCGGTTTCATCGGGGGACGTGTAGCGTACGTAGCCCGCCTTCTCGGCGTCGGCGGCCGTCGGATAGTGCGCCATGACGTAGGCGGACATCTGGCTGACCCAGGCGCTCTCGGCGGCATCGGGTTTCCCAAAGTAGGTCGGCTGCTGGTCGGCTAGAGCCCGAATCGGGGCGGCAAGTAAAAAAAGAAGGGCGACGGCAAGCCAGCCGTGGAAAGAGCGGCGGCTGCGGCGCCGACGTAGCTCAGTTGGTAGAGCAATTGTTTCGTAAACAATAGGTCGCCGGTTCGAGTCCGGCCGTCGGCTCCAGTCTAAAAGGTCTTTATTCATAAGGCTTTTTTCTTTGTCCTCGCGCCCGTCTTAGAAGTCTTTCGGCGGGCAGTTGTCCCCCGTTTTGTCCCACGTCGATTCCGGACCATCGAGCCGATAAGGTCTGCCGCGGCGCGGCCTTCGGACGGTGCATGATGGCTGTAGACGTCGATCGTGGTCTTGCTGCTGGCGTGGCCGAGCAACGCCTGGAGCGTTTTTAAGGGCGTACCCGCTTGAGCGAGCTGTGTGGTCACCGTGTGACGCAATGAATGAAAATCCACAGGGGGCAGACCCGCTTCCTTGAGGAGCGGTCGAAGGACGCGCCTCAACAGGTTTGGGCCATCGATTGGCGTCCCGTTCTTCGACGCAAATACAAGGCCAAGATCGTTGGCACGCTGCCGCTTGAGGTGATCACGGAGCAGCTTAACCGCTTCTTTCGAAAGATCCACGCGACGACGAGACGTTGTGGTCTTGGGCTCGACCAACGCGAGCCCATTCTCGGTTCGAGCTAGGTTGTGGCGTACCAATAGGTAGCCGTCGTTCAAATGTAGATTACCGATGGTTAGCCCGAGTATTTCGCCTTCGCGCATGGCTGTAGTCGTTGCGAGGTAGACAAGCGGGAACCATTCCGAGGCTTTGGCGACGGTGAGGAGTTTGCGGAGTTCAGTGAGGTTTAGTGTCGGCTTCTCCGTCTTGGGTACGCGAGGGCCTTTCATGTCAGCAAGTGGGTTGCGTTCGAAATAACCCACCTCCACGGCGTAGCTGTAGCCTCGTCGCAGGGTAGCGAAGGCGAGCTGCTTCGATCGTGCGCCGACCTTTAGGCCGTCAAGCCATGCGGCTACGTTAGCAGGCTTTAAAGTGGCGAGGCGCGCACGGCCTATCTCCGGCACAATGTACTCCTTGACCGCTGTCTTGTACGTCGAAAGAGTATTGTACTTGAGACGTGACTTCATATCGGTGAGGAAGCGGTTCTCGAAGAAGTCCTCGATCGTGACGTTCTTTGCGTTCGCCTGTGCCGGAGCGGCGAGCAACGCTTTAACCTTGTGTCGGAGCCCGGCCGCGGTTTTGTCATAGACACTCTTGCGAACCTGTACGCCTTTCAAGTTTTCAACCCAACCGCGCCACCTCTGATACGTGTTGCCCTTGCGCGTTACCGTGTCGTAGGTGCCACTGCCTGGAACCCTGCCGTACTTGTCCTCGACGCTTACCGTGGGATTCCACGCAGGGCCTGCGACGGAAACTGACGTGCCGATCTTGCGCTTCCTCGGTCGTGATCGCATTTGAGCCGTCCGCTTCGTCGACGAGAGTCGATCGCCTTCGTCGTCGCTCGTAAGAGCGAGCGCACTTGCGGCTTTCACTCCGCATAGCACAAATGGAGAGTCAGGTACTTTGCACTTGAGCGCGGATACTTCAAAAACGGACCGATGAAGAGCGGTGCTGAATAACGAGTTTTTTCGGTGGAGTCTAGGTTAGACGAAGGTCGCGTTCGACGTGCCGATATGCCACGTGTACACTGGGCCAGACACAAAGCAAGGGCGTTGGTTACGGGCGCGTTCCCGAATCCGAAGTCACTCTCACCAGAGAGGATGCGCGGGTCGATTTTCGACGCTAGGTTGGGCGAGGACTCGCGAGGAGTGGCACGGTGTGGCTCGCGTCGTCCTAAGATTGTAGTGCCACGCCCAGGTTCAAATCGAGACAAAGTCGCGCGCTTGGAGGCCCTGATGCAGCGATGTGATTGAGAACGCGCGCGCGAGGGGCCGTACATCACCCGGAATGCAACCGTCCCAAGATCCTTCGGCGCCTAAGCTACGGTGATTCTTCGGTTCAAGAGGGGTCTTCAGATCGAGAGGGGTCCGCCTGTATTTCGAGAGGGTCAAGAGCCCTTTTGAGGGGGTCGAAGGGTAATCGAGAGGGGTGTGAGCCAGGACCCCCCTCATTCGAGATTCAGCGGCGCGCCCAAGTTGAGACTCAACGGGTCAATGTTCGCGGCGTTAAGAGCGGCTTGCAGACCCCAGTACACGGTGGCTCTAGCGTTCCCGCGGACCCCTTCGTCGGCCAGGCGGTCAAGAAACGGTTCAACGATCGGTAGCGCGAGGTCCATACGCCTCCTAGCCGATTCCACGTTACTCGCGAGCTTCGAGACGCGCTGGCAGAATCGCGGTCCGGGATCAGTCGTGAAGCGCAGGTCGAAGTAATCAAGCCCGTCGGCGTCGCGGGCACTGGCGAGAATGTCTTCGAGATCTGGGGGTGCAAACTGCGTCCGCATCTCGACGCCGAGGCCGCCGACACGCTTAAACACGTAATCGAACGTGTGCTTGGAGATGCGCCGCGCGAAGAAAAGCGGCACAGTGTCCATGGCGTAGGCGTTGCGTATGTGTTTCCAGAGTTCTTGCGTATCATGATAAATCCACCGTCGCCAGTTCTTTATCTCGACAAGGATGCCGGCTTGATTCACAGGCAGTCGGGGATCGTAGATCAGCCCGTCGGACGCGCCCACTATACGCTGGTCTTTAACGTCCCCCCAGGCATGCCCAATAATAAAGCGATTGGAACGCTCAACGGCGGTTCGCACGGCCGTCTCTCCGGCTCGCCCGATCGTATCTTCTGTACCGGCCGCGCGGCGCGCGTGCTGATCATAGAGCGTTTGCAGCGAGATTCGACGTTCGAGAGCCGTCGCGATGTCCGCGTCGGACAGACTAGCGAGAGTAAAAAGGTTACACGGACAGTGGTAGGGTTCAGGGAAATCCGGGCCTGCTACGACGCGGATGTCGCCGAAGCGAAAGAGCTCCTTAATGGCAGCGGTCACGATGTGTGGGGCACACGCTTCCTGCATCCAATGCGGCCCGTGTTCCGCCAGTTTAATCTCAAGCGTACGCCCAGAAGCCACGAGCAGGCGTTCCCGCAGTATCTTTTTGATGCGATTCCTAGCCAGGCGGTGCCCCGCCAAGCGGGGTCTGATGTTCGGCCCCGGTCGTCAGGCATGCAGCCACGACGTCCTGGTCCGCGTCCAAAGAAGTGGGTGCCTCTCACTGGTCATACAGCCTGGCCCAATGTCCGTGTACGGGTATATAAGAGTAACCATGAGGCCCGGCAGAGACCACCGCTGCAGCATGGAGCTGGCAAGCAAGCCTGCAGTGCCAGCCAAAGCGAACACACGTTCGCCATGGT
Above is a genomic segment from Candidatus Cybelea sp. containing:
- the rplI gene encoding 50S ribosomal protein L9; translated protein: MKLVLFADVKALGKKGDLVDVADGYARNFLLPRKLAGEADKGALAQLDAQQKARERKAALELAEAQALAVRIESAKLAVRAKAGGNGKLFGAVTNADVASAIAGALSIEIDKHKIEMTSQIKALGSYPVEIKLHKGVVAKTMVDVVAA
- the lonC gene encoding Lon family ATP-dependent protease codes for the protein MQQVYTARFRRKFGAQGELSRYVGALYDMLVAVLGQDKLVLRAGKVNALKLMRSQNLPDRLCGLQRLVFEDPTLERATTRAQQRKVISEIEEAMADVIAQRHAEDSIERRVNEKMAERHQEYVKDLKLEALRETGGPETPASQAKLEELQALSERGLAASALQQLRPQALRDVVGQDAAIRALLAKISSPYPQHAILYGPPGVGKTTVARLVLEVAKLRPYTPFAKDAPFVEASGTTLRWDPRETINPLLGSVHDPIYQGSRREFAEAGVPEPKLGLVTRAHGGVLFIDEIGEMDPQLQMRLLKVLEDKRVVFESSYYDESAPNVPEYVKRLFREGAPADFILIGATTREPDEIDPAIRSRCAEIYFSPLTQHQIGSIVAGAIRRLGAKAARGVAQLISSFTIEGRKAVQIVADAYGQALFRLYPSKQRVETPRNPSITEEDVRAVARASRLVRQTLVKGRATREIGKAFGLGVLHHLGSIIEIEAVAFAASQPGKGTIRFNDTAGSMAKDSVFNATSVLRAVTGFDVADFDLHINVVGGGNIDGPSAGLAFFLALYSAVTKTPIPQDVAMTGELTIQGKIRGVGGIPEKIYAARQAGMRRVLVPRENLRETDAALGGLEIVPATSVAQVLRDLPKKRRR
- the dnaB gene encoding replicative DNA helicase codes for the protein MTVAPLHSTIDRIPPHNLEAEMALIGSVLVDREMLAAVGEIIRPNDFYAHVHETIFMVLVELYERGEPVDKITVAEELKRRNVLERVGGVSYISGLMDTVQTAASARYYATIVREKSVLRSLIHAGTQITGLGYEGEEDVAGALDRSEQLVYTIGERRGVTEFMPVSRLMKGAFDHIDRLYHMRGDRTGLTSGFRDIDEMTTGFQPGNFVIVAARPGMGKSSFALNMAVAAARQEGAPVAFFSLEMSNNELIQRLICSEARISMNHMRRGNIKDGQWELISNAMGAINDLPIYLDDLGALTVNDVRSRCRRLKSTVGLGAVFVDYLQLLRPGVLTRNVNRNEELSEICRTLKVTAKDLEVPIIALAQLNRAVEARAGTKRPLLSDLRDSGSIEQEADVVAFLYRDGYYNPETAEPDLTEFIIAKHRNGPTGTVNLRFRPEFTLFLPYADESHYPS
- a CDS encoding metal-dependent transcriptional regulator; translation: MANKGKVDLLTVGSDRSPMRAREDYVKAIYQIGGGAPVRAAAVARYLDVSRVSVSKAKRVLESDGLIEPARAPSDPLALTRRGRALAIAMVRRHRLLETFLHRSLHVPLERVHAEAERIEHVISDDVALRIADLLGRPASDPHGHPIPYEDAYATREPLPTLAALSAGGRARIVSLDDRDEEGVKTLAAAGLLPGTAVRVVAADAKRLRLRCGKRTIALQRRHAEMVRIAT
- a CDS encoding Nramp family divalent metal transporter, whose product is MQRSFGVGSESPHVVAAAREALAGDRRGLRALLPFAGPAFVASIAYMDPGNFATNIQGGAAFGYRLLWVVVLANLMAMLFQALSAKMGIATGKNLAELSRDHAPQPIVYAMWLVNEFGAMATDLAEFLGAIVALYLLFGIPMVAGALVTGAVTYAILALHRFGFRAMETLIGSFVGVIAVCYIVETILTRPNWHQVLYHSVVPWIGGPTSVLLAVGIVGATVMPHAIYLHSALTQGRIVPRTRREAARIVRFSYVDVIVALTIAGLVNLSMMYMAAGVFHATGNTAVADITTAYRTLTPLLGNLAAVVFLISLMASGIASSVVGTMAGQVIMQSFVGFTIPLWLRRLVTMAPAVAVSAAGVNVTQTLVLSQVVLSFVLPVPVIALVLLGSRKSVMGEMANAPWVTALAACATVGIIALNAFLIWTTLHR
- a CDS encoding gamma carbonic anhydrase family protein; the protein is MMIEYRGKLPKVSGSAFVAPNAILIGDVEVGDESSIWFGAVLRGDNGPIRIGRRTSIQDNAVVHVSEGGGTYVGDDVTVGHCAVMEDCTIERYALIGSNATLLNGCTIGEGALIAAGSVVGQKAAIPPRVVAAGAPAVVKKAVEGEAATWIEVSAEEYVKLSRMYLAQSLGTPEDQDLTM
- a CDS encoding site-specific integrase, with the protein product MKGVQVRKSVYDKTAAGLRHKVKALLAAPAQANAKNVTIEDFFENRFLTDMKSRLKYNTLSTYKTAVKEYIVPEIGRARLATLKPANVAAWLDGLKVGARSKQLAFATLRRGYSYAVEVGYFERNPLADMKGPRVPKTEKPTLNLTELRKLLTVAKASEWFPLVYLATTTAMREGEILGLTIGNLHLNDGYLLVRHNLARTENGLALVEPKTTTSRRRVDLSKEAVKLLRDHLKRQRANDLGLVFASKNGTPIDGPNLLRRVLRPLLKEAGLPPVDFHSLRHTVTTQLAQAGTPLKTLQALLGHASSKTTIDVYSHHAPSEGRAAADLIGSMVRNRRGTKRGTTARRKTSKTGARTKKKAL